A region from the Amycolatopsis camponoti genome encodes:
- a CDS encoding M23 family metallopeptidase, translated as MVAAVAAGAFAAAAAGSTLKTVTDSDQAVTPLANSQDASASFTSGGAGTGGAPELLPAGHAIDASAEAAKLSDSASITQAREQREADAAKKAAEEAARPKTCLPAHGTFTSGFGARWGTSHLGIDIANAIGTPIYAASDGTVIEAGPASGFGLWVRVQLDDGTIQVYGHMNSFSVKEGQKVKCGQQIAEIGNRGQSTGPHLHFEVWQNGTKKIDPRPWLAARGIVI; from the coding sequence GTGGTCGCCGCTGTCGCGGCCGGTGCGTTCGCTGCCGCTGCTGCGGGCTCGACGCTCAAGACGGTCACCGATTCCGACCAGGCTGTGACGCCCTTGGCCAACAGCCAGGACGCCAGCGCCTCGTTCACCTCGGGAGGTGCGGGCACCGGGGGCGCCCCCGAGCTCCTGCCGGCCGGGCACGCCATCGACGCTTCCGCCGAGGCCGCCAAGCTTTCCGACAGCGCTTCGATCACGCAGGCCCGTGAGCAGCGTGAAGCCGACGCCGCCAAGAAGGCCGCCGAAGAAGCCGCTCGTCCCAAGACCTGCCTGCCGGCCCACGGCACCTTCACCTCGGGCTTCGGTGCCCGTTGGGGCACGAGCCACCTCGGCATCGACATCGCCAACGCGATCGGCACCCCGATCTACGCCGCCTCCGACGGCACCGTGATCGAGGCCGGCCCCGCCAGCGGCTTCGGCCTCTGGGTCCGGGTGCAGCTCGACGACGGCACCATCCAGGTCTACGGCCACATGAACAGCTTCTCCGTCAAGGAGGGCCAGAAGGTCAAGTGCGGCCAGCAGATCGCCGAGATCGGCAACCGCGGCCAGAGCACCGGACCGCACCTGCACTTCGAGGTGTGGCAGAACGGCACCAAGAAGATCGACCCCCGGCCCTGGCTGGCCGCGCGCGGCATCGTCATCTGA
- the sucC gene encoding ADP-forming succinate--CoA ligase subunit beta has product MDLYEYQARDLFAAHGVPVLPGSVASTPEEAKAAAEQIGNQVVVKAQVKVGGRGKAGGVKLAQTPDEAKEKAEAILGLDIKGHITRRVLVAEASDIASEYYFSFLLDRSNRTFLAMASSEGGMEIEQLAVERPEALAKIPVDSITGVDKAKALEILKAGNFPADIIDEAADVVVKLWETFVSEDATLVEVNPLVRDPQDKIIALDGKVTLDENADFRQPGHEALVDKDAENPLEAKAKAKNLNYVKLDGQVGIIGNGAGLVMSTLDVVAYAGEKHGGVKPANFLDIGGGASAEVMAAGLDVILNDTDVKSVFVNVFGGITACDAVANGIVEALKILGDEAAKPLVVRLDGNNVVEGRQILADANHPLVTVVDTMDNAADKAAELAAAGA; this is encoded by the coding sequence GTGGACCTCTACGAGTACCAGGCGAGGGATCTCTTCGCCGCCCACGGAGTACCGGTTCTGCCGGGCTCGGTGGCTAGCACCCCCGAAGAAGCCAAGGCCGCCGCGGAGCAGATCGGTAACCAGGTCGTCGTCAAGGCGCAGGTGAAGGTCGGCGGCCGCGGGAAGGCGGGCGGCGTCAAGCTGGCCCAGACGCCCGACGAGGCGAAGGAGAAGGCGGAAGCCATCCTCGGCCTCGACATCAAGGGCCACATCACGCGTCGCGTGCTGGTGGCCGAAGCCTCGGACATCGCGTCCGAGTACTACTTCTCCTTCCTGCTGGACCGGTCCAACCGGACCTTCCTGGCGATGGCGTCCTCCGAGGGCGGCATGGAGATCGAGCAGCTCGCCGTCGAGCGCCCGGAGGCGCTCGCCAAGATCCCGGTCGACTCGATCACCGGCGTCGACAAGGCGAAGGCGCTCGAGATCCTGAAGGCCGGCAACTTCCCGGCCGACATCATCGACGAGGCCGCCGACGTCGTCGTGAAGCTCTGGGAGACCTTCGTCTCCGAGGACGCCACCCTGGTCGAGGTCAACCCGCTGGTCCGTGACCCGCAGGACAAGATCATCGCCCTCGACGGCAAGGTCACCCTCGACGAGAACGCGGACTTCCGCCAGCCGGGCCACGAGGCCCTGGTGGACAAGGACGCGGAGAACCCGCTCGAGGCGAAGGCCAAGGCCAAGAACCTCAACTACGTCAAGCTCGACGGCCAGGTCGGCATCATCGGCAACGGCGCGGGCCTCGTCATGTCCACTTTGGACGTCGTGGCGTACGCGGGCGAGAAGCACGGCGGCGTGAAGCCGGCGAACTTCCTCGACATCGGCGGCGGCGCGTCGGCCGAGGTCATGGCGGCCGGGCTGGACGTCATCCTCAACGACACCGACGTCAAGAGCGTCTTCGTCAACGTCTTCGGCGGCATCACCGCCTGCGACGCGGTGGCGAACGGCATCGTCGAGGCCCTGAAGATCCTGGGTGACGAGGCCGCCAAGCCGCTGGTCGTCCGCCTGGACGGCAACAACGTCGTCGAGGGTCGCCAGATCCTGGCCGACGCGAACCACCCGCTGGTCACCGTGGTGGACACAATGGACAACGCGGCCGACAAGGCTGCCGAGCTCGCCGCGGCAGGTGCGTGA
- the sucD gene encoding succinate--CoA ligase subunit alpha has protein sequence MSIFLNENSKVIVQGLTGSEGMKHATKMLKSGTNIVGGVNARKAGQTVTIEGKDLKVFGTVEEAIKETGADVSVIFVPPKFAKDAVVEAIDAEIPLAVVITEGIPVHDSAYFWAHAVAKGNTTRIIGPNCPGVISPGKSNAGIIPADISGPGQIGLVSKSGTLTYQMMYELRDIGFSTAVGIGGDPIIGTTHIDALEAFEADPETKVIVMIGEIGGDAEERAAAYIKENVTKPVVGYVAGFTAPEGKTMGHAGAIVSGSSGTAAAKKEALEAAGVKVGKTPSETAVLARELYNNLG, from the coding sequence ATGTCGATCTTCCTGAACGAGAACAGCAAGGTCATCGTGCAGGGGCTCACCGGCTCCGAGGGCATGAAGCACGCGACCAAGATGCTGAAGTCCGGCACGAACATCGTGGGTGGCGTCAACGCCCGCAAGGCCGGCCAGACCGTCACCATCGAGGGCAAGGACCTCAAGGTCTTCGGCACCGTCGAAGAGGCGATCAAGGAGACCGGCGCCGACGTGTCGGTCATCTTCGTGCCGCCGAAGTTCGCGAAGGACGCGGTCGTCGAGGCGATCGACGCCGAGATCCCGCTGGCCGTCGTCATCACCGAGGGCATCCCGGTGCACGACTCGGCCTACTTCTGGGCCCACGCCGTCGCCAAGGGCAACACGACCCGGATCATCGGGCCGAACTGCCCCGGCGTGATCAGCCCCGGCAAGTCGAACGCCGGCATCATCCCGGCCGACATCTCCGGCCCTGGCCAGATCGGCCTCGTGTCGAAGTCCGGCACGCTGACCTACCAGATGATGTACGAGCTGCGGGACATCGGCTTCTCCACCGCGGTCGGCATCGGCGGTGACCCGATCATCGGCACCACGCACATCGACGCCCTCGAGGCGTTCGAGGCGGACCCCGAGACCAAGGTCATCGTGATGATCGGCGAGATCGGTGGCGACGCCGAAGAGCGCGCCGCGGCCTACATCAAGGAGAACGTGACGAAGCCGGTCGTCGGTTACGTCGCGGGCTTCACCGCGCCCGAGGGCAAGACCATGGGCCACGCGGGCGCCATCGTCTCCGGTTCCTCCGGCACGGCCGCCGCCAAGAAGGAGGCCCTCGAGGCCGCCGGCGTCAAGGTCGGCAAGACCCCGAGCGAGACCGCCGTCCTGGCGCGTGAGCTGTACAACAACCTCGGCTGA
- a CDS encoding DUF5336 domain-containing protein yields the protein MTFPSGGPGYPQQGGGQQPPGPPSSGFPAQQPPPHSHQAPSGAAGLTQNLPLLLSLGVAVFGIVQYFLGFSDKADTGLGTVLLLAGGLLAGMYALPRGPKTLPFAALLSVLGALEVLDSLIALQTTPGIFVIVLILGILQMAAAVGALLIEQDIVKPPTPKPAAPSYGGQYGQAGQPGQQQYGQPGQQQYGQQQPGHGPGPANQTGEPFSQGQYGSPNPPSTTPPPGQQATTYAPQQGSFFQQPPPDNPGTPPGGFGKSS from the coding sequence ATGACCTTCCCCAGCGGTGGGCCCGGCTACCCCCAGCAGGGTGGCGGCCAGCAGCCCCCCGGACCGCCGTCCAGTGGCTTCCCCGCTCAGCAGCCGCCGCCGCACTCGCACCAGGCGCCCTCGGGCGCCGCGGGCCTGACGCAGAACCTGCCGCTGCTGCTCTCCCTGGGCGTCGCGGTGTTCGGCATCGTCCAGTACTTCCTCGGGTTCTCCGACAAGGCCGACACCGGTCTCGGCACGGTGCTCCTGCTCGCCGGTGGCCTGCTCGCCGGGATGTACGCGCTGCCGAGGGGACCGAAGACGCTGCCGTTCGCGGCGCTGCTCAGCGTCCTCGGTGCGCTCGAGGTCCTCGACTCGCTCATCGCGCTGCAGACGACGCCCGGCATTTTCGTCATCGTGCTGATCCTGGGCATCCTGCAGATGGCCGCGGCCGTCGGCGCGCTGCTCATCGAGCAGGACATCGTCAAGCCGCCGACGCCGAAGCCGGCCGCGCCGTCCTACGGCGGCCAGTACGGCCAGGCGGGCCAGCCGGGCCAGCAGCAGTACGGCCAGCCCGGGCAGCAGCAGTACGGCCAGCAGCAGCCGGGCCACGGACCGGGTCCGGCCAACCAGACCGGGGAGCCGTTCTCGCAGGGCCAGTACGGCTCGCCGAACCCGCCGTCGACCACGCCGCCGCCGGGGCAGCAGGCCACGACGTACGCCCCGCAGCAGGGCTCGTTCTTCCAGCAGCCGCCGCCGGACAACCCGGGCACGCCGCCCGGTGGCTTCGGCAAGTCGAGCTGA
- a CDS encoding cell division protein PerM — MRIMDLLTDSREEPVGDLEPDVGPSRAARVRVLLAAALGPLVTGYAVVATVLTLVALTAPRTVFSGTGVLLAAGPGWLAAHQVRLGLGVHPLGVLPLLPTLGALVLAARTASGATVRLGCRTPRAALPVFVTITGAHALFGLVIALCAQGSPVTANPMVAFAVPGLLAAAASAVGIARCCGLPDVVAERLDPLALRGVRAGALGLAVLVACGAVVFTVATALSWRTVADMYEPALGSSFGMFLLSVLYLPNAVTATLSFVTGPGFSIGDLNVGMFGYRGGAVPGVPLLGGLPEHHAAWWPALLVLPAATGALAGWSLRKVDADPAQRIRAVAVAGAVVALGCVLLGSLSGGRLGDGPFDPVSVPVGVASIVAFCWIFIPGSFVAFFTGEHEPPSPPEALEDNEAFEDAEEVDVDEAAEAVEELEASEEDEETEEPEAEAGEEPGEDTEFDAEADAELGLEDPAEDVPEAGEVVTGGTETCGDVEAAETDR; from the coding sequence GTGCGGATCATGGACCTGCTCACCGACTCCCGCGAGGAGCCGGTGGGCGACCTCGAACCCGACGTCGGACCGTCCCGGGCGGCGCGGGTGCGGGTGTTGCTCGCCGCCGCCCTCGGCCCGCTGGTCACCGGCTACGCCGTCGTCGCGACCGTGCTGACGCTGGTGGCGCTCACCGCCCCCCGCACCGTCTTCTCCGGCACCGGCGTGCTGCTGGCCGCCGGGCCCGGCTGGCTCGCCGCGCACCAGGTGCGCCTCGGCCTCGGCGTCCACCCGCTCGGCGTGCTGCCGCTGCTCCCGACCCTGGGCGCGCTCGTGCTGGCCGCGCGGACGGCGTCCGGCGCCACCGTGCGCCTCGGCTGCCGGACACCGCGCGCGGCGCTGCCGGTGTTCGTGACGATCACCGGCGCGCACGCGCTGTTCGGGCTCGTCATCGCGCTCTGCGCGCAGGGCTCGCCGGTGACGGCGAACCCGATGGTCGCCTTCGCCGTGCCCGGGCTGCTCGCCGCGGCGGCCTCGGCGGTGGGCATCGCCCGGTGCTGCGGACTGCCGGACGTCGTCGCCGAGCGCCTCGACCCCCTCGCGTTGCGCGGGGTCCGGGCCGGTGCGCTGGGCCTCGCGGTGCTGGTGGCCTGCGGTGCTGTCGTGTTCACCGTCGCGACCGCGCTGTCCTGGCGGACGGTGGCCGACATGTACGAGCCCGCGCTCGGCAGCAGCTTCGGGATGTTCCTGCTCTCCGTGCTGTACCTGCCGAACGCCGTGACGGCCACGCTGTCGTTCGTCACCGGGCCCGGTTTCTCGATCGGCGACCTGAACGTCGGGATGTTCGGCTACCGCGGCGGTGCCGTCCCCGGCGTCCCGCTGCTGGGCGGCCTGCCGGAACACCACGCGGCGTGGTGGCCGGCGCTGCTGGTGCTGCCCGCGGCGACGGGCGCACTCGCCGGCTGGTCGCTGCGCAAGGTCGACGCGGACCCGGCACAGCGCATCCGCGCGGTCGCGGTGGCCGGCGCGGTGGTCGCGCTCGGCTGCGTCCTGCTGGGCTCGCTGTCCGGCGGGCGGCTCGGCGACGGCCCGTTCGACCCGGTCAGCGTCCCGGTCGGCGTCGCGTCGATCGTCGCGTTCTGCTGGATCTTCATCCCGGGTTCGTTCGTCGCGTTCTTCACGGGCGAGCACGAGCCGCCCTCGCCGCCCGAAGCGCTCGAGGACAACGAGGCCTTCGAAGACGCCGAAGAGGTCGACGTCGACGAAGCCGCCGAAGCCGTCGAGGAACTCGAAGCGTCCGAAGAGGACGAAGAAACCGAAGAGCCCGAAGCAGAAGCTGGCGAAGAACCCGGCGAGGACACGGAGTTCGACGCCGAAGCCGACGCCGAACTGGGCCTCGAAGACCCGGCCGAGGACGTCCCCGAAGCCGGCGAGGTTGTGACCGGAGGCACCGAGACCTGCGGCGACGTCGAGGCGGCCGAGACCGACCGTTAG
- the purN gene encoding phosphoribosylglycinamide formyltransferase translates to MDLPTPVKLVVLASGSGTLLQAVLDATGRSGFPAKVIAVGADRTGIEALTRAERVSIPSFTVRVADHPDRAAWDKALTEAVGAYQPDLVVSAGFMKILGEQFLGRFTVVNTHPALLPSFPGMHAVRDALEAGVKVTGSTVHFADAGVDTGPIIAQEAVVVEHDDTEDVLHERIKAVERRLLVETIERLGRGGCTVDGRKVTFREH, encoded by the coding sequence TTGGACCTGCCCACTCCGGTGAAGCTCGTCGTGCTCGCGTCGGGCTCCGGCACCCTCCTGCAGGCGGTGCTGGACGCCACCGGGCGGTCCGGCTTCCCGGCCAAGGTCATCGCCGTCGGCGCCGACCGCACCGGCATCGAAGCGCTGACCCGCGCCGAGCGCGTGAGCATCCCGTCGTTCACGGTCCGCGTCGCGGATCACCCTGACCGCGCGGCCTGGGACAAGGCGCTGACCGAGGCCGTCGGCGCCTACCAGCCCGACCTGGTCGTCTCCGCCGGGTTCATGAAGATCCTCGGCGAACAGTTCCTCGGCCGGTTCACTGTGGTCAACACGCACCCGGCGCTGCTCCCGTCGTTCCCCGGGATGCACGCGGTGCGCGACGCACTGGAGGCCGGCGTCAAGGTCACCGGCTCGACCGTGCACTTCGCGGACGCCGGGGTCGACACCGGGCCGATCATCGCCCAGGAGGCGGTCGTCGTGGAGCACGACGACACCGAAGACGTCCTGCACGAACGGATCAAGGCCGTCGAACGCAGGCTGCTGGTGGAAACGATCGAGCGACTCGGCCGCGGTGGCTGCACCGTGGACGGACGAAAGGTGACATTTCGTGAGCACTGA
- the purH gene encoding bifunctional phosphoribosylaminoimidazolecarboxamide formyltransferase/IMP cyclohydrolase, producing MSTDLGRRPVRRALIGVSDKAGLLDLATGLHAAGVEIVSTGGTAKAIADAGVPVTPVEDVTGFPESLDGRVKTLHPNVHAGLLADQGNPDHVEQLRKLDIAAFDLLVVNLYPFTQTVASGASPEDCVENIDIGGPAMVRGAAKNHGSVAVVVDPARYGWVLERVADGGFDLADRKRLAAQAYAHTAAYDIAVASWFSNVYAPADDSGFPDFSGISWERGEVLRYGENPHQKAALYKGHRAGLAHAEQLHGKAMSYNNYVDTDAARRAAFDFAEPAVAIIKHANPCGIAVGTDIAEAHRKAHACDPVSAYGGVIATNRPVSREAAEQIAEVFTEVVLAPDFDTEALEILQRKKNIRLLKLPEVPPSPIEFRQISGGVLVQTVDAINAPGDDPASWTLATGTPADEQTLRDLEFAWRSLRAVKSNAILLAADGATVGVGMGQVNRVDSSRLAVSRAGDRAKGSVGASDAFFPFPDGLEVLVEAGVRAIVQPGGSVRDAEVIAAAEKAGVTMYLTGTRHFAH from the coding sequence GTGAGCACTGACCTGGGACGGCGCCCGGTCCGCCGGGCGCTGATCGGCGTCTCGGACAAGGCGGGCCTGCTGGACCTCGCGACCGGCCTGCACGCGGCCGGCGTCGAGATCGTCTCCACCGGCGGCACGGCGAAGGCCATCGCCGACGCGGGTGTCCCGGTCACGCCGGTCGAAGACGTCACCGGCTTCCCCGAGTCGCTGGACGGCCGGGTCAAGACGCTGCACCCGAACGTGCACGCCGGGCTGCTCGCCGACCAGGGCAACCCCGACCACGTCGAGCAGCTGCGCAAGCTGGACATCGCGGCGTTCGACCTGCTCGTCGTGAACCTCTACCCGTTCACGCAGACCGTCGCCTCCGGCGCGAGCCCCGAGGACTGCGTCGAGAACATCGACATCGGCGGCCCGGCCATGGTCCGCGGCGCCGCGAAGAACCACGGCAGCGTCGCGGTCGTCGTCGACCCGGCCCGCTACGGCTGGGTCCTGGAGCGCGTCGCCGACGGCGGCTTCGACCTCGCCGACCGCAAGCGCCTCGCCGCGCAGGCGTACGCGCACACCGCGGCGTACGACATCGCCGTCGCGTCCTGGTTCTCCAACGTCTACGCGCCCGCGGACGACTCCGGCTTCCCGGACTTCTCCGGCATCAGCTGGGAACGCGGCGAGGTGCTGCGCTACGGCGAGAACCCGCACCAGAAGGCCGCGCTGTACAAGGGACACCGGGCCGGCCTGGCCCACGCCGAGCAGCTGCACGGCAAGGCCATGTCCTACAACAACTACGTCGACACCGACGCCGCCCGCCGCGCCGCGTTCGACTTCGCCGAGCCGGCCGTCGCGATCATCAAGCACGCCAACCCGTGCGGCATCGCGGTCGGCACCGACATCGCGGAGGCGCACCGCAAGGCGCACGCGTGCGACCCGGTTTCGGCCTACGGCGGCGTCATCGCGACGAACCGGCCGGTCAGCCGCGAGGCCGCCGAGCAGATCGCCGAGGTGTTCACCGAGGTCGTGCTGGCGCCGGACTTCGACACCGAGGCACTGGAGATCCTGCAGCGCAAGAAGAACATCCGGCTGCTGAAGCTCCCCGAGGTCCCGCCGTCCCCGATCGAGTTCCGCCAGATCTCCGGCGGCGTGCTCGTGCAGACCGTCGACGCGATCAACGCACCGGGCGACGACCCGGCTTCGTGGACGCTGGCGACCGGCACCCCGGCCGATGAGCAGACCCTGCGCGACCTCGAGTTCGCGTGGCGTTCGCTGCGCGCGGTCAAGTCGAACGCGATCCTGCTCGCCGCGGACGGCGCGACCGTCGGCGTCGGCATGGGCCAGGTCAACCGCGTCGACTCGTCGCGGCTGGCGGTCTCGCGGGCGGGCGACCGGGCGAAGGGCTCGGTGGGCGCGTCCGACGCGTTCTTCCCGTTCCCGGACGGCCTGGAGGTGCTGGTCGAGGCGGGCGTGCGGGCGATCGTGCAGCCCGGTGGCTCGGTCCGCGACGCCGAGGTGATCGCGGCCGCGGAGAAGGCCGGCGTCACGATGTACCTGACGGGGACGCGCCACTTCGCGCACTGA
- a CDS encoding GNAT family N-acetyltransferase: MTDVALRPFREDDLPVLDRFANDPAVLGVHQWTGFTDPRVRRRRWAEDGYLGPNDTALAVTADDVVAGMASWEAADRGGPAGGCFEIGLTLLPEHRGRGLGLTAHRLLVAHLFSVTRAHRLEAFTDGGNAAEQKTLERAGFHREGVMREVTWRDGGWRDEVVYALFRPSGAA, translated from the coding sequence GTGACCGACGTCGCGCTGCGACCCTTCCGCGAGGACGACCTGCCGGTCCTGGACCGGTTCGCGAACGACCCGGCGGTGCTGGGCGTCCACCAGTGGACCGGGTTCACGGACCCACGGGTGCGCCGCCGCCGCTGGGCCGAAGACGGTTACCTCGGCCCGAACGACACGGCGCTGGCCGTGACCGCGGACGACGTCGTCGCCGGCATGGCGAGCTGGGAAGCCGCCGACCGCGGCGGTCCGGCGGGCGGCTGCTTCGAGATCGGCCTGACGCTGCTGCCGGAACACCGCGGCCGGGGCCTCGGCCTGACCGCGCACCGGCTGCTCGTCGCCCACCTCTTCTCGGTCACGCGCGCCCACCGGCTCGAGGCGTTCACCGACGGCGGCAACGCTGCCGAGCAGAAGACGCTGGAACGGGCCGGGTTCCACCGCGAAGGCGTAATGCGCGAAGTCACCTGGCGCGACGGCGGCTGGCGCGACGAGGTCGTCTACGCGCTGTTCCGCCCTAGCGGAGCTGCTTGA
- a CDS encoding GNAT family N-acetyltransferase, producing the protein MELTEVRPEDCPELLVLQRCCWVQEAVLNDTLDIPALHETLEDVRDWAKTWSVWVLRQDHRLVGAVRARLEGDRWELGRLMVAPDLAGRGLGRRLLEHAEAHAPAEARRFALFTGARSTRNITLYQRAGYRLTDAPAAGGHISGAVYLEKEVTQRY; encoded by the coding sequence GTGGAGCTCACCGAAGTCCGGCCCGAAGACTGCCCGGAACTGCTCGTCCTGCAACGCTGCTGCTGGGTCCAGGAGGCCGTCCTCAACGACACCCTCGACATCCCCGCGCTGCACGAAACCCTCGAGGACGTCCGCGACTGGGCCAAGACCTGGTCGGTGTGGGTCCTGCGGCAGGACCACCGGCTGGTCGGCGCGGTGCGGGCCCGGCTCGAAGGCGACCGCTGGGAGCTCGGCAGGCTGATGGTCGCGCCCGATCTCGCCGGCCGCGGGCTCGGCCGCCGGCTGCTCGAGCACGCCGAGGCGCACGCACCCGCCGAGGCGCGCCGGTTCGCCCTGTTCACCGGCGCCCGCAGCACCCGCAACATCACGCTCTACCAGCGGGCCGGCTACCGGCTCACCGACGCGCCCGCGGCCGGCGGCCACATCAGCGGCGCCGTTTACCTGGAGAAAGAAGTCACACAGCGCTACTGA
- a CDS encoding DNA polymerase Y family protein, which translates to MLVLWCPDWPVVAAAAVEGVAVTAPAAVFSANRVVASNAGARRNGVRRGMRRREAQSNCPDLAVFAADDGRDARLFEAVARAVEALVVGVEVVRPGLVAVPVDGAAGYFGGEHALVERLVDEVSAAAGVECQVGVAEGLFAATLAARCGEFVEPGRVAEFLAPLPVTELDQPGAERAELVDLLRRLGLRTLGAFAELPERDVVNRFGADGVLAHRLARGRSERPPLRRRPPPELTLTEEFDPVVERVDVAAFLAKGLATRFCAGLAGHGLACTRLGVYAVTEEGEHLGRAWRCAEPLTPAGVADRVRWQFEGWLRAAPGRRPTSGVVRLRLEPEEVVEGRSLQLDLWRNGRSDEDDERAARAFVRVQGLLGPGGVVTPLLDGGRDPAGRVRLVPWGDPREQSAPADATWPGRLPAPSPATVLDRPVPAQVFDAEGRPVGITAREQLTAVPRGLSITGGPHREVVGWAGPWPVAGDRRRPGPRRARLQLLIAGEPDDPPDAVLVHCAGTENPLWTVEGVYD; encoded by the coding sequence ATGCTCGTCCTCTGGTGCCCGGACTGGCCCGTGGTCGCCGCTGCGGCCGTTGAGGGCGTTGCCGTCACCGCGCCCGCCGCTGTTTTCAGTGCGAACCGGGTTGTCGCGAGCAATGCCGGTGCCCGGCGGAACGGCGTCCGGCGGGGAATGCGGCGGCGGGAGGCGCAGTCGAACTGTCCGGACCTGGCCGTCTTCGCCGCCGACGACGGCCGGGACGCGCGGCTCTTCGAAGCCGTCGCGAGGGCGGTCGAGGCGCTCGTCGTCGGGGTCGAGGTCGTGCGGCCGGGGCTCGTCGCCGTCCCCGTCGACGGTGCCGCCGGGTACTTCGGCGGGGAGCACGCCCTCGTCGAACGGCTCGTCGACGAAGTGTCCGCCGCGGCGGGCGTGGAGTGCCAGGTCGGCGTCGCCGAAGGGCTCTTCGCCGCGACGCTCGCCGCGCGGTGCGGGGAGTTCGTCGAACCCGGGCGCGTCGCCGAGTTCCTCGCGCCGCTGCCCGTCACCGAGCTCGACCAGCCCGGCGCCGAGCGCGCGGAGCTCGTCGACCTGTTGCGCCGGCTCGGACTGCGGACGCTCGGCGCGTTCGCTGAACTTCCCGAGCGCGACGTCGTCAACCGCTTCGGTGCCGACGGCGTGCTCGCGCACCGGCTGGCGCGGGGCCGTTCCGAACGTCCGCCGCTGCGGCGCCGGCCGCCGCCCGAACTGACGCTCACCGAGGAGTTCGACCCGGTCGTCGAGCGGGTGGACGTCGCGGCCTTCCTCGCCAAGGGCCTCGCGACGCGGTTCTGCGCCGGGCTCGCCGGGCACGGTCTGGCCTGCACACGGCTCGGTGTCTACGCGGTCACCGAGGAGGGCGAACACCTCGGCCGCGCGTGGCGGTGCGCGGAACCGCTGACGCCCGCCGGGGTCGCCGACCGCGTGCGCTGGCAGTTCGAAGGCTGGCTGCGCGCGGCGCCGGGCCGGCGTCCGACTTCGGGTGTGGTGCGGCTGCGGCTGGAGCCTGAGGAGGTCGTCGAAGGGCGGTCGCTGCAGCTCGACCTGTGGCGGAACGGCCGTTCCGACGAGGACGACGAACGCGCGGCGCGGGCGTTCGTGCGGGTCCAGGGACTGCTCGGGCCGGGGGGAGTGGTGACGCCGTTGCTCGACGGCGGCCGCGACCCGGCGGGCCGCGTCCGGCTGGTGCCGTGGGGTGACCCGCGCGAGCAGTCGGCGCCCGCGGACGCGACCTGGCCCGGACGGCTGCCGGCTCCTTCGCCCGCGACGGTCCTCGACCGCCCGGTGCCGGCCCAGGTCTTCGACGCCGAGGGCAGGCCGGTGGGCATCACGGCGCGCGAGCAGCTGACGGCGGTCCCGCGCGGGCTGAGCATCACCGGCGGCCCGCACCGCGAGGTCGTGGGGTGGGCGGGGCCGTGGCCGGTGGCGGGTGACCGCCGAAGACCGGGCCCCCGGCGCGCGCGGCTGCAGCTGCTGATCGCGGGCGAGCCGGACGACCCGCCCGACGCGGTGCTGGTGCACTGCGCGGGCACGGAAAATCCACTGTGGACGGTCGAGGGAGTGTACGACTGA